A single region of the Pseudomonas solani genome encodes:
- a CDS encoding DUF4399 domain-containing protein, whose product MKLAYAPLGLAALLAVVSTASFAEMPRTPAPEGAKVYFIEPADGATVDKTFSVKFGLQGMGVAPAGVDSPATGHHHLLIDVDKEPAMNMPLPMTDNLKHFGKGQTETQVTLPPGKHTLQLLVGDKNHVPLDPPVISEKITVTVK is encoded by the coding sequence ATGAAGCTTGCGTACGCTCCCCTGGGCCTTGCGGCCCTGCTGGCGGTGGTTTCCACCGCGTCGTTCGCCGAGATGCCACGCACCCCGGCACCCGAAGGCGCCAAGGTCTATTTCATCGAGCCCGCCGACGGCGCCACTGTGGACAAGACGTTTAGCGTCAAGTTCGGTTTGCAGGGCATGGGCGTCGCGCCCGCCGGGGTCGATTCCCCCGCCACCGGCCACCACCACCTGCTGATCGATGTCGACAAGGAACCGGCGATGAACATGCCGCTGCCGATGACCGACAACCTCAAGCACTTCGGCAAGGGCCAGACGGAAACCCAGGTCACCCTGCCGCCGGGCAAGCACACCCTGCAGCTGCTGGTGGGCGACAAGAACCACGTGCCGCTGGACCCGCCGGTCATCTCCGAGAAGATCACCGTCACCGTGAAATGA
- the serA gene encoding phosphoglycerate dehydrogenase: MSKTSLDKSKIKFLLLEGVHQNAVDTLKAAGYSNIEYLKGALSDDELKEKIADAHFIGIRSRTQLTEEVFDCAKKLIAVGCFCIGTNQVDLNAARERGIAVFNAPYSNTRSVAELVLAEAILLLRGIPEKNASCHRGGWIKSAANSFEIRGKKLGIVGYGSIGTQLSVLAEALGMQVFFYDTLTKLPLGNATQIGNLHELLGMSDIVSLHVPELPSTQWMIGEKEIRAIKKGGILINAARGTVVELDHLAAAIKDEHLIGAAIDVFPVEPKSNDEEFESPLRGLDRVILTPHIGGSTAEAQANIGLEVAEKLVKYSDNGTSVSSVNFPEVALPSHPGKHRLLHIHANVPGVMSEINKVFADNGINISGQYLQTNAKVGYVVIDVDAEYSDLALEKLQHVNGTIRSRVLF, encoded by the coding sequence ATGAGCAAGACCTCCCTCGACAAGAGCAAGATCAAGTTCCTTCTCCTCGAAGGCGTCCACCAGAACGCCGTGGACACCCTGAAGGCCGCCGGCTACAGCAACATCGAGTACCTCAAGGGCGCGCTCTCGGACGACGAACTGAAGGAAAAGATCGCTGATGCCCATTTCATCGGCATCCGCTCCCGCACCCAGCTGACCGAGGAAGTGTTCGACTGCGCCAAGAAGCTCATCGCCGTGGGCTGCTTCTGCATCGGTACCAACCAGGTCGACCTGAACGCCGCCCGCGAACGCGGTATCGCGGTGTTCAACGCCCCCTATTCCAACACCCGCTCGGTGGCCGAGCTGGTTCTGGCCGAAGCCATCCTGCTGCTGCGCGGCATCCCGGAGAAGAACGCCTCCTGCCACCGTGGTGGCTGGATCAAGTCGGCGGCCAACTCCTTCGAGATCCGTGGCAAGAAGCTCGGCATCGTCGGTTACGGCTCCATCGGCACCCAGCTCTCGGTCCTGGCCGAGGCCCTGGGCATGCAGGTGTTCTTCTACGACACCCTGACCAAGCTGCCGCTGGGCAACGCCACCCAGATCGGTAACCTGCACGAGCTGCTGGGCATGTCCGACATCGTCTCCCTGCACGTTCCCGAGCTGCCCTCCACCCAGTGGATGATCGGCGAGAAGGAAATCCGCGCCATCAAGAAGGGCGGCATCCTGATCAACGCCGCGCGCGGCACCGTGGTCGAGCTGGACCACCTGGCCGCCGCCATCAAGGACGAGCACCTGATCGGCGCCGCCATCGACGTGTTCCCGGTCGAGCCGAAGTCCAACGACGAAGAGTTCGAAAGCCCGCTGCGTGGCCTGGATCGCGTGATCCTGACCCCGCACATCGGTGGTTCCACCGCCGAGGCCCAGGCCAACATCGGCCTGGAAGTGGCCGAGAAGCTGGTCAAGTACAGCGACAACGGCACCTCCGTGTCCTCGGTCAACTTCCCCGAAGTGGCCCTGCCGTCGCACCCCGGCAAGCACCGCCTGCTGCACATCCACGCCAACGTTCCGGGCGTGATGAGCGAAATCAACAAGGTGTTCGCCGACAATGGCATCAACATCTCCGGCCAGTACCTGCAGACCAATGCCAAGGTCGGCTACGTGGTGATCGACGTCGACGCCGAGTACTCGGACCTGGCGCTGGAGAAGCTGCAGCACGTCAACGGCACCATCCGCAGCCGCGTCCTCTTCTAA
- a CDS encoding transporter substrate-binding domain-containing protein: MRLLHCLLALIPLVAAPLARADLIDDVWERGSLRIALVDDAPPYSFRQDDKLTGYEVELGHALADELNVKADFIPVPRDKLLDGLRSGSVDIVLSREAQAARDDQQLEFSEPYGVGGGQQIAGGTDSGGLTQSLAPSQAQDKSAEGSEKGPQEQAIPFLKENPAFRSALNNALNKLKSSGRLDELSRKWLEGQAPSQAASEGEKPQPSPQPESKPEADPEQP; encoded by the coding sequence ATGCGCCTGTTGCACTGCCTGCTCGCCCTCATTCCCCTGGTCGCCGCGCCACTGGCCCGGGCCGACCTGATCGACGATGTCTGGGAGCGTGGCAGCCTGCGGATTGCCCTGGTTGACGACGCGCCGCCCTACAGCTTCCGCCAGGACGACAAGCTCACCGGCTACGAGGTGGAGCTTGGCCACGCCCTGGCCGATGAGCTCAACGTCAAGGCGGACTTCATTCCCGTGCCGCGCGACAAGCTGCTCGATGGCCTGCGCAGTGGCAGTGTAGACATCGTGCTCAGCCGCGAGGCCCAGGCCGCCCGTGATGATCAGCAACTGGAGTTCAGCGAGCCCTATGGCGTCGGTGGCGGCCAGCAGATCGCCGGCGGCACCGACAGCGGCGGGCTGACCCAGTCGCTGGCGCCCAGCCAGGCCCAGGACAAGAGCGCGGAGGGCAGCGAGAAGGGCCCGCAGGAGCAGGCGATCCCCTTCCTCAAGGAGAACCCGGCGTTCCGCAGTGCCCTCAACAATGCCCTGAACAAGCTCAAGAGCAGCGGGCGCCTGGACGAACTGTCGCGCAAATGGCTGGAGGGCCAGGCGCCTTCCCAGGCGGCGTCGGAGGGCGAGAAACCGCAGCCGTCGCCCCAGCCCGAATCCAAGCCCGAAGCGGACCCCGAGCAGCCTTAG